The Geoalkalibacter subterraneus genome contains the following window.
TGTGGGCGTGGATTCTTTACCTTTTATGGGCTAAGCCTTTTTTTGTCTTTTTTTGATTTGGGTTCCTCCGTGGGTTCCTTTTACGGATTCGTTGTCCGAAAGCCTGCAATATTTTGGTTTGCGGCCAAGGTGCTCCCGCAGACTTTGCTGTGCTAGTCCTAATGGGGTACACCATGATCCTCTAACGTGACTAGACCAATCATCATATACCCCCATCGCCACCATTAGTTCTCGGCAGCGTCGCCAGTGACGGTACCGGGTTCCAGGGGCGAGTCCAGCAGTCGCTACCTCTAAATACCATCTTATGTGTTTTGATTGCGCAGAATAAATCCCTACTTGCCACCTCTTCCAAATTGCCTCAAAAATGTTTCCATATTCCCGGATGATTTGTTTTTTTCTTTTTCGGCTGCAGTGGGAAAGTCTGTACCTCATAAAAACATCTACTTGACTCCTGGCCTGGCGCCAGGATGAGGGGCGATTGCTCATGACCGACCTCCGATGTATGCTCCTATGATATCGATCCGCCGATGGCCCAGTTCCGCGCTGATTATTTCCCGAGCTCGCAAGTCAGCGGATTGTGTGGCGAGCACCTTTCCCTTGCTGAAAACTGGGGCGGGGTAGCCAGTGATTTGTTGATACCGGTCGCATGCATAAGCTGCCCGAAGGTCATGTATTTTACGGAGGTCATAATTTGTCCTTGCCAAATTCCAAAAATAATGAACGGAATCGGTAAACTGTTTAAGTGTTTTATTTGGCGGTACCAGACACTTGCTCTCCCCTCGAACTTCGTTTGCTCGACGGAGGGCGTCAATTAGAGAATCCCTAACAGGGATCCAGCGCTGCATATTCCTGCCATACCCGCCTTTGGTGCCCCTTATGATACGCATCTTGCCCCTTTCGGCCTGTATGAGTGCCTCATCGATATCCATCAGGCACGCCTCCCGGAGCCTCAATCCGGCCTCGCGCGCCAGGTGGATGACACTAGCTTCTTTTGGGGCGGTGCGGTCAGCTATGTATTGGGCGGCGGCCGCGACAATAGCTCTGTTCATGCCAGCAGGAGGCGTGGTCCGTATTCGTGTACGTGGCCCCAAAATCAGTTTTGGCGAAATGCGTATTGAGGATTCCCCCCTTAATAGGCTCATGGTTACATTCACTGTTGATATCAGGTTCACGGCGTAACTTCGCGATAATTGTCCAGCTTCAATTCGAGTTTGTAATGTCATGGCATAAGCTAGCAAGGTGTCAGTTGTAACTAGCCGGGTGTCCCGCAGGCCTGATTCGTTGAGATACCGAGCGAAAATTGTCCATCGATATATATGGCTACGTAGGCTACCGTGCTTTTGGCCCAAGTGATGCTTTAGCGCCATAATGCCTGCATAACCAGCTTTGCTTCCCCACCCGTAATTCTTCTTCCCTCCAGTTTTCCGCATGATTAACTCCTTCTGTTGAATTTTGGTTTTTGCACAATAAGTGGATTTTTCCTTGTTGCAGTCCAGGCCTTGAAATCAAAGCATGGGCTTGCCTTAATTTTAATAGGTAAGTTCGAGTTCCATTCGAAATCTGATGTCCGAATGTGTGCCTTTTATTTCCCCGCTGTTGACCCTATTACTATTCAAAGTAATTACCGGTTTAAGCCGACCGGCGGCGACGGGTTGTCGAGATACGACATCCTGGGGATCACGATAATCCAGATCACCATGGCCACGTGACGATCATTGATGACCGCGGGTCGGTGGCTAGCACCAGTTGCGTGCCGTTGATCTGGGTTATTTTGACGCGCCATTTTAATTGCTGCGTCTAGGAAAACCCTTGGAAAGACAAGAGCTTCCGATTTTTCCAGCTCTCCGTCTCTATTGACATTATGAGCTCGGAGGTGGGCCGAGGCCGGGTTTTTTGGGCCTGCGGCTGATGAATGGATGGTCGGTACCGACTGGGGCATACCAGTGCCCTATCGCCAGTGACACGACCACTATTGGGTGGGTGTGCATAAAGGATGATCTATGCACACCGGTTCGAGGTTTTGGCACCAAAGGGCACCAAGATGGAGGAGGGTCCGCCAGGATATAGCCCAACGGAAGTGTCCATGGTAGTGATGGGCGAGGTGGCCCTGCTTATGAGCGGGCTACCACCTTGCTCCTGTTTAGGAGATGCACATCTTTGAATTTGTTTTGCGAGTTGTCGGTCTTATCTTTTGCCGATTTTCCCGCAAAACGGGCTGAGAGCCCTTTTTTTCAGTAGACGGGTTTTTTTTCGTCTACATCTGTGCTGGTTCATTTATGGAGGCCAGCTACCTCCCTGCGTCCCCCGGTGGCGCACTGCCGTCGGGGCCCCTCACAGCTCGGGGCGGCGGACCGCATATAGCGGACCCGACTGTCATGTGGGCTATTATATTGGGACTTATTGTGGATAATACCCCTGAATAAGGGCGTTTTGCTGCCTTATTTAAAGCAGAATCGAAATGATAACCGAAAATTGACCACCCTCGTTGGCCGAAAATTTCTTCTTCTCGGGTTGTGGGAGGTTGTTGTCTCCTGCTTTCAGAGGCTGCTTGAGGCGGTCGCTGTCCCAGGTGCCTTCGATGGTATGGGGTGATTATTTTTAGGGTTTCCTTGGTGCAGCAGATCAAGATGGCAATTTTTTTGTAAATCATATTTTGAATT
Protein-coding sequences here:
- a CDS encoding integrase domain-containing protein, with amino-acid sequence MRKTGGKKNYGWGSKAGYAGIMALKHHLGQKHGSLRSHIYRWTIFARYLNESGLRDTRLVTTDTLLAYAMTLQTRIEAGQLSRSYAVNLISTVNVTMSLLRGESSIRISPKLILGPRTRIRTTPPAGMNRAIVAAAAQYIADRTAPKEASVIHLAREAGLRLREACLMDIDEALIQAERGKMRIIRGTKGGYGRNMQRWIPVRDSLIDALRRANEVRGESKCLVPPNKTLKQFTDSVHYFWNLARTNYDLRKIHDLRAAYACDRYQQITGYPAPVFSKGKVLATQSADLRAREIISAELGHRRIDIIGAYIGGRS